The proteins below come from a single Branchiostoma floridae strain S238N-H82 chromosome 5, Bfl_VNyyK, whole genome shotgun sequence genomic window:
- the LOC118416597 gene encoding uncharacterized protein LOC118416597, producing the protein MLCAKIMEHLPKWCKSKTQKCPVMMWPDYLSEVKELDRFVTEDFLKKSSRFLHHLAEILFITPATSDPIIVLKPNWLGTDVFGRVMAPDFFENHLNRTSDDYVTREELQRVFHDVADVDLVITLLQEFQLCHTFDEETYIIPGLLTQTMPDEVWQPPAEPKVVYFGKQVQCTDSTDMFSSAFFPQVQTCLMRELENRPSLWRDGATCAGKNVEGLIKLSPDSRAVNICVRSVQGDKVQCGKMLQQLENIIADVLYECSPGTGTVENILSARALREHREEFYSYGKEEISKATAESGTVVHPVLQFTEQINDLLCSEDGDPDTEDTKASQPSPWEVDTREQDIMPSQLTDEPQDRERLATRTFPKLVQARARQDTEETKVFQAVQSADDAWEQGTTMPPQLADALQDREDQATRNSPELVQDSVETKVFKPVQTEVDLLSTDMLMATLSIDEPQDMEDPLVKNRSQLVMALRNVEPILDHLQESDILTMEECDVIRAKSTPQDRTRAMLAILDTKGEYANQTFQAVLRKVDPLAADMLMGTDQTEDREDHLHRRRSKLVHAIRDVEPLLDHLQTRDVLSTEDCDIIRSKPTPQERARALLDTVRVKGANARQVLKAVLGEVYPDALEVMA; encoded by the exons ATGCTGTGTGCAAAGATCATGGAGCATCTACCAAAGTGGTGCAAGAGTAAAACCCAGAAGTGCCCCGTGATGATGTGGCCTGACTACCTGAGTGAAGTCAAGGAGCTTGACAGATTTGTGACCGAGGACTTCCTCAAGAAATCTTCAAGATTCTTGCACCACCTGGCAGAG ATTCTGTTCATCACTCCGGCCACTTCTGACCCCATCATTGTCCTGAAGCCCAACTGGCTCGGCACAGACGTCTTCGGTCGAGTCATGGCGCCAGACTTCTTTGAAAACCACCTAAACAGAACAAGTGACGACTACGTTACCAGGGAGGAGCTGCAGCGTGTGTTCCATGACGTTGCTGACGTTGATCTTGTGATCACCCTGCTGCAAGAGTTCCAGCTCTGCCACACCTTTGACGAAGAGACCTACATCATCCCAGGGCTGCTGACACAAACCATGCCTGACGAGGTGTGGCAACCACCAGCAGAACCAAAGGTAGTCTACTTTGGGAAGCAAGTCCAGTGTACCGACTCTACTGATATGTTTTCCTCTGCCTTCTTTCCCCAAGTGCAGACCTGCCTGATGAGGGAGCTTGAGAATCGCCCGTCACTGTGGAGAGATGGCGCCACGTGTGCGGGCAAGAACGTGGAAGGTCTGATCAAACTCTCTCCGGACAGCCGAGCAGTCAACATCTGTGTCCGGAGTGTGCAGGGTGACAAGGTGCAGTGCGGCAagatgctgcagcagctggagaaCATCATCGCTGATGTGCTCTATGAGTGCAGTCCAGGAACAGGCACAGTAGAGAATATACTCAGCGCGCGTGCACTAAGAGAACACAGGGAGGAATTCTACTCCTATGGCAAGGAGGAGATCAGCAAGGCAACAGCAGAGAGCGGTACAGTTGTCCATCCAGTACTTCAGTTCACTGAACAGATCAATGACCTGCTGTGTTCAGAGGATGGAGACCCAGACACCGAGGACACAAAGGCTTCCCAGCCATCGCCATGGGAAGTTGACACCCGTGAACAAGACATTATGCCATCACAGCTGACCGATGAGCCACAGGATAGGGAACGCCTTGCCACCAGGACCTTCCCAAAGCTGGTCCAGGCTCGTGCTCGACAGGATACCGAGGAGACTAAGGTATTCCAGGCAGTCCAAAGTGCAGATGACGCCTGGGAACAAGGAACGACGATGCCACCACAGCTGGCCGATGCGCTACAGGATAGGGAGGACCAGGCCACGAGGAACTCTCCAGAGTTGGTCCAGGACTCTGTAGAAACGAAAGTGTTCAAGCCAGTCCAGACTGAAGTTGACCTTCTTTCAACAGACATGCTGATGGCAACACTGAGCATCGATGAGCCACAGGATATGGAGGACCCGCTGGTCAAGAACCGCTCACAACTGGTCATGGCTTTGCGGAATGTAGAGCCAATCCTGGACCATCTACAGGAAAGCGACATCCTAACTATGGAGgagtgtgacgtcatcagggcCAAAAGTACACCCCAGGACCGCACACGCGCGATGTTGGCCATTCTGGACACAAAGGGAGAATATGCAAACCAGACGTTCCAGGCAGTCCTGAGGAAGGTTGATCCCCTTGCAGCTGACATGCTGATGGGTACAGATCAGACCGAGGATAGGGAAGACCATCTGCACAGACGTCGCTCTAAGCTGGTGCATGCAATAAGGGACGTGGAACCACTTTTGGACCACCTACAGACACGTGACGTTCTCAGCACGGAGGATTGTGACATCATCAGGAGCAAGCCCACACCTCAGGAACGCGCACGCGCACTGCTGGACACTGTGAGAGTAAAAGGAGCAAATGCACGTCAGGTGTTGAAGGCCGTCCTAGGAGAGGTGTACCCGGATGCCTTAGAAGTCATGGCTTAA